One genomic segment of Rivularia sp. PCC 7116 includes these proteins:
- the accD gene encoding acetyl-CoA carboxylase, carboxyltransferase subunit beta encodes MANNDETRGFKSLFDWFANRRKTESISIERQEREIADGLWHKCTKCGVLTYTKDLKANQMVCIECGHHNRVDSDERINQLIDANTWTAMDEHLLPTDPLQFRDRKSYSDRLRDMQEKTGLTDAVRTGLGEINGLAIALGVMDFRFIGASMGSVVGEKLTRLIEQATQRRYPVVIICTSGGARMQEGLLSLMQMAKVSAALELHRQQKLLYIPVLTNPTTGGVTASFAMLGDIILAEPKATIGFAGRRVIEQTLREKLPEDFQSAEDLLKHGFVDEIIPRTQLKKTLTQLIALHQPPAMTANNNLLVWETTTKLNHTVVTEQ; translated from the coding sequence ATGGCAAACAACGACGAAACACGCGGTTTTAAATCTTTATTTGATTGGTTTGCAAACCGACGTAAGACAGAATCTATTAGTATTGAACGTCAAGAACGTGAAATCGCTGATGGATTGTGGCATAAATGCACTAAGTGTGGCGTATTAACTTATACAAAAGACTTGAAAGCAAACCAAATGGTTTGCATAGAGTGCGGACATCATAATAGAGTGGACAGCGACGAACGCATTAATCAGCTTATAGATGCCAATACTTGGACAGCAATGGACGAACATTTGCTTCCTACCGATCCTTTACAATTTCGCGATCGCAAATCTTACAGCGATCGTTTACGAGATATGCAGGAAAAAACTGGTTTAACAGATGCTGTTAGAACCGGTTTAGGAGAAATCAACGGTTTAGCTATTGCTCTAGGTGTAATGGACTTCCGGTTCATTGGAGCTAGTATGGGTTCGGTTGTAGGGGAAAAATTAACACGTTTGATTGAACAAGCAACCCAACGACGCTACCCAGTAGTAATTATCTGTACTTCCGGCGGAGCAAGAATGCAAGAAGGATTGCTCTCTTTAATGCAGATGGCTAAGGTATCAGCAGCCTTAGAACTTCATCGTCAACAAAAACTTCTTTACATTCCTGTATTGACTAATCCCACAACTGGTGGAGTGACGGCGAGTTTTGCAATGTTGGGCGATATCATTTTGGCAGAGCCAAAAGCAACTATTGGTTTCGCAGGTAGACGAGTTATTGAACAAACCTTACGAGAAAAATTACCTGAAGACTTTCAAAGTGCGGAAGATTTACTTAAACATGGCTTTGTTGATGAAATTATTCCCCGCACTCAATTAAAGAAAACTTTGACACAATTAATTGCTTTACACCAACCGCCCGCAATGACAGCTAATAACAATTTGCTGGTATGGGAAACAACAACAAAGTTGAACCATACTGTTGTTACAGAACAGTAA
- a CDS encoding A24 family peptidase, with product MDEWIIVPAGLIVFLLGASIGSFINVVVYRLPAGLSILYPPSRCPHCLNRLKAYDNVPVLGWLWLQGRCRYCKSKISPRYPIVEAITGLIFVIVFITFQFSPQTIGYWLFCSWLLALSIIDLDTMTLPGELTKSGLILGIVFQMILGFTSQSGWLGLVNQLMLAIAAAVLGIWMFDGIARIGTIIFRKDAMGAGDAKLAAMMGAWLGWKYLLLASFIACIAGVIAQSGSTLLIQKNLKRNKPFPFGPYLALGSAIALFSGEAILSAYIKFFF from the coding sequence ATGGATGAGTGGATTATCGTACCGGCAGGTTTAATTGTTTTCTTATTAGGTGCATCTATTGGTAGCTTTATCAACGTTGTAGTTTATCGACTACCAGCTGGTTTATCGATTCTTTATCCTCCTTCCCGATGTCCTCATTGTTTAAACCGGTTAAAGGCTTACGATAATGTTCCGGTTTTGGGCTGGTTGTGGTTGCAGGGGCGTTGTCGTTACTGCAAAAGTAAAATATCTCCTCGTTACCCAATTGTTGAAGCGATTACGGGATTAATATTTGTTATAGTTTTTATCACATTTCAATTTTCGCCGCAGACGATAGGCTATTGGCTATTTTGTAGTTGGCTGTTAGCGCTATCAATAATTGACTTAGACACAATGACTTTACCCGGAGAACTCACAAAATCGGGTTTAATATTGGGTATTGTGTTTCAAATGATATTAGGATTCACATCGCAGTCGGGTTGGTTGGGATTAGTAAATCAATTAATGCTAGCAATCGCAGCAGCAGTATTAGGAATTTGGATGTTTGACGGAATTGCCCGCATCGGCACAATTATTTTTCGCAAAGATGCAATGGGTGCAGGGGATGCCAAGTTAGCAGCAATGATGGGAGCTTGGCTGGGCTGGAAGTACTTGCTTTTAGCGAGCTTCATAGCTTGTATCGCAGGAGTTATTGCACAAAGCGGCTCTACCCTTTTAATACAAAAAAACTTAAAAAGAAATAAACCTTTTCCTTTCGGTCCTTATTTAGCTCTAGGTTCGGCGATCGCACTTTTTAGCGGTGAAGCTATTTTATCAGCTTACATAAAATTCTTCTTTTAA
- the leuB gene encoding 3-isopropylmalate dehydrogenase gives MTQNYSITLLPGDGIGPEIMAVTVDVLKVVGNKFDIKFEFQEALIGGAAIDATGEPLPETTLKTCGDSDAVLLAAIGGYKWDSLPSDKRPEAGLLGLRAGLKLFANLRPAKIIPQLIDASTLKKEVVEGVDIMVVRELTGGIYFGKPKGIFETETGEKRGINTMAYTEAEIERIGKVAFEAARKRGGKLCSVDKANVLEVSQLWRDKMTKLAQAYQDVELSHLYVDNAAMQLLRAPKQFDTIVTGNLFGDILSDAAAMLTGSIGMLPSASLGANAPGVFEPVHGSAPDIAGEDKANPLAQVLSAAMMLRYGLNQSDAADYIEKTVFQVLQNGFRTGDIMSEGMNQVGCQAMGKQLIQTLEK, from the coding sequence ATGACCCAGAACTACAGCATTACCCTACTTCCCGGCGATGGCATCGGACCCGAAATCATGGCAGTAACGGTAGATGTACTCAAAGTCGTAGGAAACAAGTTTGATATCAAGTTTGAATTTCAAGAAGCCTTAATCGGTGGTGCTGCAATCGATGCAACGGGAGAACCTTTACCGGAAACTACATTAAAAACTTGTGGCGATAGCGATGCAGTTTTACTTGCAGCTATCGGCGGTTATAAATGGGATTCTTTACCATCTGATAAACGTCCTGAAGCTGGTTTATTAGGATTGCGGGCTGGTTTAAAATTATTTGCAAATTTACGTCCGGCAAAAATCATACCTCAGCTAATTGACGCTTCAACTCTTAAAAAAGAAGTTGTCGAAGGCGTTGATATTATGGTGGTACGCGAACTGACTGGTGGAATTTATTTTGGTAAACCTAAAGGAATTTTTGAGACTGAAACCGGTGAAAAACGCGGCATAAATACAATGGCTTATACCGAAGCGGAAATTGAGCGCATTGGTAAAGTCGCCTTTGAGGCAGCCCGCAAACGAGGAGGAAAACTCTGTTCGGTTGATAAAGCCAACGTTTTGGAAGTATCTCAATTGTGGCGGGATAAAATGACTAAACTCGCTCAAGCATACCAAGATGTTGAATTAAGTCATCTTTATGTAGATAATGCTGCTATGCAGTTACTACGCGCTCCCAAACAGTTTGATACTATCGTTACCGGGAACTTATTCGGCGATATTCTTTCTGATGCCGCAGCTATGCTTACTGGCAGTATTGGTATGTTACCATCTGCTAGTCTGGGAGCAAATGCACCTGGAGTTTTTGAACCAGTTCACGGTTCAGCCCCCGATATTGCAGGAGAAGATAAAGCAAATCCTTTGGCACAGGTTTTGAGTGCGGCGATGATGCTACGCTACGGTTTAAACCAAAGCGATGCAGCAGACTACATAGAAAAAACAGTGTTTCAAGTATTACAGAATGGTTTCCGTACTGGGGATATAATGTCCGAAGGAATGAATCAAGTAGGTTGCCAAGCTATGGGCAAACAACTGATTCAAACTTTAGAAAAATAA